From the Leishmania panamensis strain MHOM/PA/94/PSC-1 chromosome 31 sequence genome, one window contains:
- a CDS encoding hypothetical protein (TriTrypDB/GeneDB-style sysID: LpmP.31.1010), with the protein MFLFEAAAPSLPPTHGSAFAFCIDREPYKSLFTKWGLLHPVEWNLHTYRYSCISEATSSTEGTLTAHPVTPPSSSRTANATAGPVAAAALRFHHGVAAGFLRCLFASPCVKADLVSDDAHHAQLHVGENKLQFRPLTCRWTTLEPLRQGLVDAKVVRQVLHDTSGAAVRDANQSVYLLPTVKRAEELLPHGEVISDELRALFLRAHSRPAAQVRGECGDLSSEGDWDDADADDDDTWGLMSGAKLPLGQLRGAFSKESREEFLYHTVWRLIAGSGPLNQFEDDAAVYLDAARELYRCLVKSLRVVEVAEQEKMDDEVALEAPANTLARYKAVVDASIYEVTAAPGMTLFPRSDGVHPSNLNYCYVVVNPSEQTATVWYHRC; encoded by the coding sequence ATGTTTCTCTTTGAAGCTGCCGCGCCCTCATTGCCCCCTACTCATGGGTCGGCGTTCGCCTTTTGCATTGATAGAGAGCCGTACAAGAGCCTCTTCACAAAGTGGGGCCTCCTTCACCCAGTGGAGTGGAACCTGCATACTTACCGGTACAGCTGCATCAGCGAGGCGACTTCTTCCACGGAGGGAACGTTAACCGCACACCCTGTAACCCCGCCATCCTCGTCTCGAACTGCAAACGCAACGGCGGGgcctgtcgctgctgccgcacttCGCTTTCATCATGGAGTCGCTGCGGGCTTTCTGCGCTGCTTGTTTGCATCCCCGTGCGTGAAGGCCGATCTCGTGAGCGATGACGCTCACCATGCGCAGCTCCATGTCGGGGAGAACAAGCTCCAGTTCCGTCCTCTGACGTGTCGCTGGACAACCCTTGAGCCACTGCGCCAAGGCCTCGTCGATGCGAAGGTGGTGCGGCAGGTTCTGCACGAcacgagcggcgcagctgtgcgggACGCCAATCAGTCTGTATACCTTCTACCTACAGTGAAGCGCGCAGAGGAGCTTCTTCCTCATGGCGAGGTTATCAGTGATGAGCTGCGAGCGCTATTTCTGCGAGCTCACTCCCGTCCAGCCGCGCAAGTCAGAGGAGAGTGCGGTGATCTCTCCAGCGAGGGCGACTGggacgacgccgacgccgatgATGATGACACGTGGGGGTTGATGAGTGGGGCCAAACTTCCACTTGGGCAATTGCGTGGTGCGTTCAGCAAAGAATCACGCGAGGAGTTTCTCTATCACACTGTCTGGCGGCTGATCGCTGGTAGCGGGCCGCTGAATCAGTTTGAAGATGACGCAGCCGTGTACTTGGATGCGGCGCGAGAGTTGTATCGCTGCCTTGTCAAGTCGCTTCGCGTTGTGGAAGTGGCTGAACAAGAGAAAATGGACGATGAGGTGGCGTTGGAGGCGCCAGCCAACACCTTGGCTCGGTATAAAGCTGTTGTGGACGCTTCTATTTACGAAGTCACGGCCGCACCAGGGATGACGTTGTTTCCCCGAAGCGATGGCGTGCACCCAAGCAACTTGAACTACTGTTACGTCGTCGTCAATCCATCCGAGCAAACCGCAACCGTGTGGTATCATCGGTGCTGA
- a CDS encoding hypothetical protein (TriTrypDB/GeneDB-style sysID: LpmP.31.1020), whose amino-acid sequence MRPATATVLLRRHGDAFPLLVALALFACLAATPSAALVVAIRAGENFMITEALGARRELHFQFALHPEYLFPVSIKDRGTGEELMRWKDLPHGAFSIPASDKTRIIVFSFDNSNTLFTSKNVNFDIRTSLPADYAIDSSKLDPIEQKIRALSGSMQHLKTLQISIRNQQRDHRLTVENANTQVLWWSFFQVLAFLIMLSLQLYLLKRLLEKKTYM is encoded by the coding sequence ATGAGACCCGCTACCGCCACTGTtctgctgcggcgtcacGGTGACGCGTTTCCGCTGCTCGTCGCACTAGCGCTTTTCGCCTGCctcgcagcgacgccgtcggCAGCCCTCGTCGTGGCAATTCGCGCTGGCGAGAACTTTATGATCACCGAAGCCCTCGGCGCCAGGAGAGAGCTTCACTTTCAGTTTGCCCTGCACCCCGAGTACCTCTTCCCGGTCTCGATCAAGGATCGTGGAACGGGTGAGGAGCTGATGCGGTGGAAGGATCTCCCCCACGGCGCCTTCTCCATACCAGCATCTGACAAGACTCGCATCATTGTCTTTAGCTTCGACAACTCGAACACGCTCTTTACGTCCAAGAATGTGAACTTTGACATTCGCACCTCACTGCCTGCGGACTATGCGATCGACTCATCGAAGCTGGACCCGATTGAGCAGAAGATACGGGCGCTGTCGGGCTCGATGCAGCACCTGAAGACGTTGCAGATATCGATCCGAAACCAACAGCGGGACCACCGCCTGACCGTAGAGAACGCGAATACGCAGGTGCTATGGTGGTCCTTCTTTCAGGTGCTGGCATTCTTGATCATGCTCAGCTTACAGCTGTATCTGCTGAAGCGCCTCCTCGAAAAGAAGACGTACATGTAG
- a CDS encoding hypothetical protein (TriTrypDB/GeneDB-style sysID: LpmP.31.1030) has protein sequence MFSFQMDHYFTFPVRVLCSDTGDLLKEWKDNAQGLFNLPSTNKKRNLVFEFDNSQSTMRGVTLNFEIHITLDPSYSVRADKVDPIESKVQELYGKMQGLRTLQKALRYKQKEHRTTVEATKERVLWWSIMQVVGFAVAAGSQLWLLQSLLEKRHSL, from the coding sequence ATGTTCTCATTCCAGATGGACCATTACTTTACTTTTCCCGTCCGCGTTCTGTGCAGTGACACCGGAGATCTGCTGAAAGAATGGAAGGACAACGCCCAGGGGCTCTTCAATCTTCCATCGACGAACAAGAAACGCAACCTTGTCTTTGAGTTCGACAACTCGCAGTCGACTATGAGAGGCGTGACTTTGAACTTCGAGATTCACATCACTCTCGACCCGAGCTATAGTGTGCGAGCTGACAAGGTTGACCCAATTGAAAGTAAGGTTCAGGAACTCTACGGCAAGATGCAAGGTCTTCGCACACTGCAGAAGGCACTGCGCTACAAGCAGAAGGAACACCGCACCACCGTCGAAGCTACGAAGGAGCGAGTGCTCTGGTGGTCCATCATGCAGGTCGTGGGTTTCGCTGTTGCGGCGGGAAGCCAGCTGTGGCTGTTGCAGAGTTTGTTGGAGAAGCGCCACAGTCTTTAA
- a CDS encoding N-acyl-L-amino acid amidohydrolase, putative (TriTrypDB/GeneDB-style sysID: LpmP.31.1040) — translation MPAIDREQLDHRVEQIYDQVVAWRRYLHANPDLSYEEQPTAAYIMCELQKMDAGGKWLHISQPEGNCIVSDLKGGAGEGAIVALRADIDALPVEELTDVPFASKKKGVMHACGHDAHAAVLLGATKLLLEDAEKIKGTVRLLFQPAEEVPPGGAKMMIEKGCMEGVTMAFGQHILPLEEGPTGTVLVRKGAILRSSDTLHAEIIGRGGHASLPERSIDPIPIACLAVTALQQVVSRRMPPCKCPVLTISAINSSCDTYNVISDKVTLKGTLRCTDSQVREDANKAIAEVLHGICGSYGATCSFKRFPGYDVTVNADSAYDVGMRVLAQVLPSKDQIVVLPDCMSASEDFSEFAKLVPSNYVGIGCYNAEKGCTAPNHNARFDVDEEAMKVGVKVHYGIIHELLMQ, via the coding sequence ATGCCTGCCATCGACCGCGAGCAGCTCGACCACCGTGTGGAGCAGATTTACGACCAGGTGGTGGCCTGGCGCCGCTACCTCCACGCTAACCCGGACCTCTCGTACGAGGAGCAGCCGACTGCGGCTTACATTATGTGCGAACTGCAGAAGATGGATGCGGGGGGTAAATGGCTGCACATCAGCCAGCCTGAAGGTAATTGCATCGTTTCGGACCTGAagggcggcgctggtgagggTGCGATTGTCGCGCTGCGGGCGGACATCGACGCGCTGCCtgtggaggagctgacgGATGTGCCCTTTGCatcgaagaagaagggcgtGATGCACGCGTGTGGCCACGACGCGcacgctgcggtgctgctcggcgcgacgaagctgctgctcgaggatGCGGAGAAGATCAAGGGCACCGTGCGCCTGCTGTTTCAgccggcggaggaggtgccgCCGGGTGGCGCCAAAATGATGATCGAGAAGGGGTGCATGGAGGGAGTGACGATGGCGTTTGGTCAGCACATACTCCCGCTTGAAGAGGGCCCCACTGGCACTGTTTTGGTGCGCAAAGGTGCGATCCTCCGCAGCTCTGACACACTGCACGCAGAGATCATTGGTCGTGGGGGTCATGCCTCGCTGCCGGAGCGTTCCATCGACCCCATCCCGATTGCGTGCCTTGCTGTGACTGCCCTTCAGCAGGTGGTCTCTCGCCGCATGCCGCCGTGCAAGTGCCCAGTCCTGACGATCTCCGCGATAAACTCGAGCTGTGACACCTACAATGTAATCTCCGATAAGGTTACTCTGAAGGggacgctgcgctgcacggACAGCCAGGTGCGAGAGGATGCCAATAAAGCCATCGCCGAGGTGCTTCACGGCATCTGCGGCTCGTACGGTGCGACGTGCAGCTTCAAACGATTTCCTGGCTACGATGTGACGGTGAACGCAGATAGCGCGTACGATGTGGGGATGCGAGTGCTTGCCCAGGTATTGCCGTCGAAGGACCAGATTGTGGTTCTTCCAGATTGCATGTCTGCCTCAGAAGACTTCAGCGAGTTTGCGAAGCTGGTACCTTCGAACTACGTGGGCATCGGATGCTACAATGCTGAGAAGGGGTGCACTGCGCCGAACCACAACGCGAGGTTTGACGTCGACGAGGAAGCGATGAAGGTCGGCGTGAAAGTGCACTACGGTATTATCCACGAGTTGCTAATGCAGTGA
- a CDS encoding monoglyceride lipase, putative (TriTrypDB/GeneDB-style sysID: LpmP.31.1050), whose translation MPCCCSGGHRLAYAIPGRSPPDPQLFPHYMQNAQNLWLHFSEWWPHGDGGSTPVPPTKGVVFIVPGLGEHTGRYDSVALRLNQEGYVVFSMDNQGTGGSEGERLYVEHFTDFVDDVCAFVKFIQARYAALSNQPTFLLGHSMGGLISTLVAQRDAIHFRGVVLSGPALGLPKPIPRFLRSLTHFLSKWLPKLPVHKLNANLVSYNPPVVQLVKQDPFYSNVTLRARFIDEMLEAQDRAAEATSKSSFPFLIVHGEEDELCSLDKSKWFFKNAPSTDKHLVSYPRAAHEVLTELCRSDVMADVMKFINERAR comes from the coding sequence atgccgtgctgctgctctggcgGTCACCGTCTGGCGTACGCCATCCCAGGTCGTTCGCCGCCCGACCCGCAGCTCTTTCCTCACTACATGCAAAACGCGCAGAACCTGTGGTTGCACTTCAGCGAGTGGTGGCCGCAcggtgatggcggcagcaccccaGTCCCACCAACTAAAGGTGTTGTGTTTATCGTTCCTGGCTTGGGCGAGCACACCGGACGCTACGACTCGGTCGCGCTGCGGCTCAATCAGGAGGGCTACGTTGTGTTCTCCATGGACAATCAAggcaccggcggcagtgaAGGCGAGCGGCTCTACGTTGAGCATTTCACTGACTTCGTCGATGACGTCTGTGCGTTCGTCAAATTCATCCAGGCACGGTACGCGGCTCTCTCAAATCAGCCCACTTTCCTTTTAGGGCACTCGATGGGTGGGCTGATTTCCACGCTTGTGGCGCAGAGGGACGCAATTCACTTCCGCGGTGTTGTGCTGAGCGGCCCCGCTCTGGGGCTGCCAAAGCCCATCCCCCGTTTTCTGCGGTCCCTCACGCATTTTCTCTCCAAGTGGCTCCCGAAGCTTCCGGTGCACAAACTCAACGCCAATTTAGTCAGCTACAACCCCCCTGTCGTGCAGCTTGTGAAGCAGGACCCCTTTTACTCCAACGTGACGCTCCGTGCGCGCTTCATCGATGAGATGCTCGAGGCTCAGGACCGCGCCGCAGAGGCCACGTCCAAGTCAtcgtttccttttctcatcgtgcacggcgaggaggatgagctCTGCTCCTTAGACAAGTCGAAGTGGTTCTTCAAGAACGCGCCGTCAACGGACAAGCACCTGGTTTCCTACCCTCGTGCTGCCCACGAGGTGCTGACGGAGCTGTGCCGCAGTGACGTGATGGCGGATGTGATGAAGTTTATCAacgagcgagcgaggtgA
- a CDS encoding hypothetical protein (TriTrypDB/GeneDB-style sysID: LpmP.31.1060): MLSSLLLFRSTLEDLSVVPAPAGVAAPAERWVAKDSQTSEGETDRVLRTSRAVHFPAPDSSSNGETLVHTSDACCDTTVDESEFGESYPPEQRLYDVRTSIELSTLPEQSVLKGMTGDVSAPASAPAGTNHREEDDEGETGSLTASPVPGAWRHHPCFHSTSTDKNNSMAVLSDAAALMIAHAVHRSSLLQQCFTQWQAQQARHAQRCLHRERFAEGYYQRNLLYLFFRAWQWRHARRIEFARQRRALESLRARHLRCRSFVAWQRWKNERKQLRGRVDEMQVKTGMAFTRQYFGRWHRTSTRRALARAAAQVSADILRDARFCRWRCFALQRKQERLFVNVLMIHTPNAWATTQKSSFGELHLRYAWIQWLRVTMLRRACQLHRYESAVSTVMVRAQQALQRRGYVRWLQLTYASLQVRYTQRGLLQRYYKSWALLGRLSQTGLRWERESRSPQVQRGCLAQWRDRLGGRQANCWRLRRAEFFFESVVQVHIVHAAFHCWHARHSSLSKTQRMRRVAEEYARPALLRHLFLRHVTDGVLASPLGLEDALKCEGRHQRADTRLVQPVSNVTVSSESGTGEASTKTSGGTSQRLRPPIPLFHHRHASPGNPSVPAACPDVSSEPNRRTDRSEGAVTARMVAASVPEDVLDTEALLLPPPSYEEVMSSWRAMDTSGRIGSRALPARTDVGVGTSCEAPAPVQCATPPTNSASGRLTAHPDVAHQREGFAPPLVSTVPGRGTSPAGAPSACPAAAPCYFAPKGSPVSWTLGLLPTMSGWPTLGTLAPPSEAVISLAGAIAACERVYCAPPTSDVVPAVIEPPPACAVFSHVRTEGDAQASAVEYGPRAPATLPSPAVSLLSEGLLPAPLSPQTHYGVDIHSHVDRPSPSTRLSSSAARADDLGCVKSSDTRGHRSHKAQRRCVGPPAAALDKAILSHGRVPLSFAGRRTGNEKRRVVPSPDLKETRGAQSAHFISSSSSSLRSSHSPPTSAAPRASDAVPFPLCPTFTTTDSATLRARGRSVLGDYKRRTRLIAAEKAELVTIESQLALASPTKDSASQKELSKRRRYLQQRLLEWEQRRAQVAQLAVWLEGCVSAATSAAASQGDIGEL; this comes from the coding sequence ATGTTGTCCTCTCTGTTGCTTTTTAGATCTACTCTCGAGGACTTGTCAGTTGTGCCTGCACCGGCTGGCGTCGCCGCTCCAGCTGAGCGCTGGGTCGCTAAGGACTCGCAGACAtcagagggagagactgACCGCGTCTTGAGGACGTCGAGGGCCGTCCACTTCCCTGCTCCCGACTCTTCCTCAAATGGTGAGACTCTTGTGCACACGAGTGACGCCTGCTGTGACACCACCGTGGATGAGTCAGAGTTTGGTGAATCGTATCCTCCAGAGCAACGGCTATACGATGTGAGGACATCCATTGAGCTTTCGACTTTACCAGAACAATCAGTGTTGAAGGGCATGACGGGAGATGTCAGCGCCCCCGCTTCAGCACCTGCCGGCACCAATCAccgcgaggaagacgacgagggAGAAACTGGCTCGTTGACTGCATCGCCGGTGCCGGGTGCATGGAGGCATCACCCCTGTTTCCATTCCACTTCTACAGATAAAAACAACAGCATGGCGGTGCTCTCTGATGCGGCAGCTCTGATGATTGCGCACGCAGTGCATCGCTCCTCACTCCTACAGCAGTGCTTCACACAGTGGCAGGCTCAGCAAGCACGTCATGCGCAGCGATGCCTGCATCGCGAGCGCTTCGCCGAGGGCTACTACCAGCGTAACCTCCTGTACCTCTTCTTTCGCGCGTGGCAGTGGCGTCATGCTCGACGTATTGAATTTGCAAGGCAGCGACGAGCGCTCGAGTCGCTACGCGCGCGCCATCTTCGATGCCGCTCGTTTGTTGCGTGGCAGCGATGGAAAAATGAGCGAAAGCAACTGCGGGGAAGAGTGGATGAGATGCAGGTGAAGACTGGAATGGCGTTTACTCGACAGTACTTCGGACGGTGGCATCGCACGTCAACGCGTCGAGCACTCGCTCGGGCAGCGGCTCAGGTGTCGGCAGATATCCTACGAGATGCGCGCTTTtgccgctggcggtgctTTGCCCTTCAACGCAAGCAAGAGCGTCTGTTCGTGAATGTCTTGATGATTCACACGCCGAACGCGTGGGCTACAACTCAGAAAAGTAGTTTCGGTGAACTGCATCTGCGCTATGCATGGATTCAGTGGCTGCGCGTgacgatgctgcgccgcgcatGCCAGCTGCACAGGTATGAAAGTGCCGTGTCAACTGTGATGGTGCGCGCGCAACAGGCCCTTCAACGGAGAGGATACGTAAGGTGGCTTCAGCTCACGTACGCGTCGCTCCAAGTGAGGTACACGCAGCGTGGACTTCTTCAGCGATACTACAAGAGCTGGGCCCTCTTAGGCCGTCTTAGTCAGACAGGACTGCGGTGGGAGAGGGAATCCCGCTCCCCGCAGGTGCAGCGTGGATGCCTTGCGCAGTGGCGTGATCGCTTGGGAGGACGACAAGCCAATTGCTGGCGTCTTAGAAGGGCGGAGTTCTTCTTTGAGTCTGTCGTGCAGGTCCATATAGTGCATGCCGCCTTTCACTGCTGGCACGCCCGCCACTCCAGTCTCTCAAAGACTCAGCGAATGCGCCGTGTGGCAGAGGAGTACGCGaggccggcgctgctgcggcacctaTTTCTGCGTCACGTCACAGACGGCGTGCTGGCGTCACCGCTAGGGCTGGAAGATGCGCTCAAGTGCGAAGGTCGGCATCAACGTGCCGACACGAGGCTGGTGCAGCCGGTGAGCAACGTCACCGTTTCAAGCGAGAGCGGCACCGGCGAAGCCTCCACAAAGACATCGGGGGGAACCTCTCAGCGTCTTCGACCGCCAATACCGCTTTTTCACCACCGTCACGCTTCTCCTGGGAATCCCAGCGTCCCTGCAGCGTGCCCTGATGTGTCTTCTGAGCCCAACCGGAGGACTGACCGCAGTGAGGGGGCTGTCACAGCGCGGATGGTAGCAGCCTCGGTCCCTGAGGATGTCCTTGACACGGAGGCGTTACTGCTACCACCGCCTTCCTACGAGGAAGTGATGAGCTCTTGGCGTGCGATGGACACGAGCGGTCGAATCGGGTCACGTGCTCTTCCTGCGCGCACGGATGTTGGTGTGGGCACCAGCTGCGAGGCGCCTGCACCAGTGCAGTGCGCTACTCCGCCCACGAACAGCGCAAGTGGTCGCTTGACCGCGCACCCGGATGTTGCTCATCAGCGAGAGGGGTTTGCTCCGCCTCTCGTTTCTACAGTGCCTGGCAGAGGCACGTCGCCTGCCGGTGCGCCAAGCGcgtgtccagcagcagctccttgCTACTTCGCCCCCAAGGGTTCTCCGGTTAGCTGGACGTTAGGCCTTCTTCCTACGATGAGTGGGTGGCCGACTCTAGGCACCCTTGCCCCGCCATCAGAGGCTGTGATTTCGCTTGCAGGGGCCATAGCTGCCTGTGAGAGGGTTTATTGTGCGCCTCCGACAAGCGACGTTGTGCCGGCAGTGATCGAGCCCCCCCCTGCATGTGCTGTGTTCAGTCACGTTCGCACCGAAGGTGATGCTCAGGCCTCCGCTGTCGAGTATGGACCAAGAGCGCCCGCCACACTACCCTCACCGGCCGTTTCTCTACTATCTGAGGGTCTCCttccagcaccgctgtccCCACAGACGCACTACGGCGTTGACATTCACAGCCATGTTGACCgtccctccccttccactCGCTTGTCCAGTAGCGCAGCACGTGCCGATGATCTTGGCTGCGTGAAGTCTTCTGACACACGAGGTCATCGAAGCCACAAAGCACAGCGACGGTGCGTTGGACCTCCTGCCGCGGCCCTTGACAAGGCCATCCTTTCGCATGGTCGCGTGCCTCTCAGCTTTGCGGGTCGTCGTACTGGGAATGAGAAGCGCAGAGTCGTACCTTCCCCAGATCTGAAGGAGACACGAGGTGCGCAGTCAGCGCAtttcatctcctcctcttcctcgtctttgCGGTCTTCGCACTCCCCGCCCACAtccgctgcgcctcgagcGAGTGACGCGGTACCGTTTCCACTGTGTCCTActttcaccaccaccgactcCGCAACGCTTCGAGCGCGGGGAAGGAGCGTTCTCGGCGACTATAAGCGCCGCACACGCTTAATcgcggcggagaaggcggagcttGTCACCATCGAATCACAGCTAGCCCTGGCATCCCCCACCAAGGATAGCGCTTCCCAAAAGGAGCTGTCGAAAAGGCGGCGGTacttgcagcagcgccttctggAGTGGGAGCAGCGACGTGCGCAGGTCGCTCAGCTCGCCGTGTGGCTGGAGGGCTGCGTTAGCGCTGCCACGTCGGCGGCAGCCTCCCAAGGGGATATTGGTGAGCTTTAG
- a CDS encoding hypothetical protein (TriTrypDB/GeneDB-style sysID: LpmP.31.1070) produces MATTKQQQLYLNQNNQPQVMNGSADRNAATDSAVPLGSSKRSAEHLSRVAFNNILQYTPHIPSMCCAAAHPHLRYAREAVAGTRVAKGSAHRRSDLYVCWDWTTSCEYHSLSGSEDELVSDLRQLGWWLTRPFTKDGEPMVMEVNVKRQASSHPSLSSLSSATAASAETPPKGLESVLCILTQPPFQRTDAGISCLRSLILAPNCMEVSKTAVELIGQLTHLEKLESFTQFMPLPLPLVESLTVLRLRNVRTLTSLEPLLPLSGLKRLSLCRCASLRSVAALSQLPELTELRVADCHVLDLRGDYSVCRRLTSVSMRWCRDVLHVGDLATLPNLRELDCSYSGVRDVEGLTRCTQLRRLCLRGCQSVHELFRAMDVPAALIDSAARTAVTAVSTVFLDRMRAPAIMGEGVGFSTAKKPASTGDTAAPSARIVLYPILSTRLPSSAASLSLLEELDVGESNLVSLSGLSQYAPELRHLTVRECQQLHSLSPLGELLRLTSVDASFSGVDELEGLSESVSLQYVNLNNCVRLHTAAPLARVRSLREIHLSAWNQNCIICIHSLEVNMNSESAGGRHRQRSQSELIQQSSLRLSGPVEGVNDSRIDMAVNQESSHGRLQHHVLRQEAEELLRQPLEQLLAT; encoded by the coding sequence ATGGCCAcgacaaagcagcagcagctgtaccTAAACCAAAACAACCAACCCCAAGTGATGAACGGGAGTGCGGACAGGAATGCGGCCACGGACTCTGCGGTTCCGCTGGGAAGCTCGAAACGATCAGCGGAGCATCTGTCCAGAGTAGCATTCAACAACATCCTGCAATACACGCCGCATATCCCGTCaatgtgctgcgccgctgcacaccCTCACCTGCGCTACGCTCGCGAAGCAGTAGCCGGTACTCGAGTAGCAAAGGGGTCtgcccaccgccgcagcgacctCTACGTGTGCTGGGACTGGACGACGAGCTGTGAGTACCACAGCCTGTCGGGCTCGGAGGATGAGCTGGTGTCCGATCTGCGGCAGCTGGGATGGTGGCTGACGCGGCCCTTCACGAAGGATGGCGAGCCGATGGTTATGGAGGTGAACGTGAAGCGGCAGGCGTCTTCCCACCCATCTTTGTCGTCTCTATCCTCTGCAACGGCTGCTTCTGCTGAAACACCACCGAAGGGCCTCGAAAGTGTCTTGTGCATTCTCACCCAGCCACCGTTTCAGCGCACTGATGCCGGCATCTCGTGCCTGCGCTCGCTCATTCTAGCACCAAACTGCATGGAGGTGTCGAAGACGGCCGTGGAGCTCATTGGGCAGCTTACCCACCTCGAGAAGCTCGAGTCCTTTACGCAGTTTATGCCCCTTCCGTTGCCCTTAGTAGAGAGTCTTACTgttctgcggctgcgcaacGTGAGGACCCTCACGAGCctcgagccgctgctgccgctgtcgggCCTCAAACGCCTTAGCCTTTGCCGATGCGCCTCTTTGCGCTctgtggcagcgctgtcgcagtTGCCGGAGCTGACTGAGCTGCGTGTGGCCGACTGCCACGTTTTGGACCTTCGCGGAGACTACTCAGTGTGCCGGCGCCTGACCTCTGTGTCGATGCGTTGGTGCCGCGATGTCCTGCACGTGGGTGACTTGGCGACGCTCCCAAACCTGCGCGAGCTGGACTGCAGCTACTCCGGTGTGCGAGATGTGGAAGGCCTGACGAGGTgcacacagctgcgccggctTTGTCTGCGCGGATGTCAGTCCGTTCATGAGTTGTTCCGTGCGATGGACGTTCCTGCCGCGCTGATCGATTCGGCCGCTCGTACTGCTGTTACTGCGGTCTCAACTGTTTTCTTGGACCGGATGAGGGCGCCTGCCATCATGGGCGAGGGCGTGGGGTTCTCCACTGCGAAGAAGCCAGCGTCTACAGGCGACACTGCAGCGCCCTCAGCGCGCATCGTACTCTACCCCATCCTGAGTACAAGACTGCCGTcgtccgccgcctccctctctctgctggaggagctggatgTGGGTGAGAGCAACTTGGTCTCGCTCTCTGGGCTGTCGCAGTACGCCCCCGAGCTGCGTCACCTTACCGTTCGCGagtgccagcagctgcacagcttGAGTCCGTTAggtgagctgctgcgactgACCTCGGTGGACGCGTCCTTCAGCGGCGTAGACGAGCTCGAGGGCTTGTCTGAGAGTGTGTCACTGCAGTACGTGAACCTCAATAACTGCGTCCGCCTCCACACGGCTGCCCCTTTGGCGAGGGTGAGGTCGCTACGCGAGATTCATCTGAGCGCGTGGAACCAGAACTGCATCATCTGCATTCACAGCCTTGAGGTCAATATGAACAGCGAAAGTGCTGGAGGTCGTCATAGGCAGCGCTCTCAGAGTGAGCTCATCCAGCAGAGCTCGCTTAGACTCTCTGGGCCGGTCGAAGGCGTTAACGACAGTCGCATTGACATGGCAGTGAATCAGGAGTCAAGCCACGGACGGCTGCAGCATCACGTCCTGCgccaggaggcggaggagctgctgcgtcagccTCTGGAGCAGCTTCTCGCGACGTAG
- a CDS encoding hypothetical protein (TriTrypDB/GeneDB-style sysID: LpmP.31.1080) encodes MLPMGEPCMRISYKGSHYLVPMEFILRVHPGGQRLILPYVNQDITQAFVDAKHSDMAVRLLERWMEGAPAGQSRITSSSSAAAGESLPGRGNEGRYAQIIWNALVFGIAGASVTAAVLCRR; translated from the coding sequence ATGTTGCCCATGGGGGAGCCGTGCATGCGCATCTCCTATAAGGGCAGCCACTATCTTGTACCGATGGAGTTCATCCTGCGTGTGCATCCGGGAGGGCAGCGACTTATTCTGCCGTACGTGAACCAAGACATCACGCAAGCGTTCGTGGACGCGAAGCACTCTGACATGGCGGTGCGGCTCCTGGAGCGGTGGATGGAAGGTGCCCCGGCAGGTCAGTCCCGGATCACTTCatcctcttctgctgccgcgggaGAGTCCCTGCCTGGACGTGGAAACGAGGGTCGTTATGCACAGATAATCTGGAATGCGTTAGTGTTTGGCATCGCCGGCGCAAGTgtcacggcagcggtgctctgTCGTCGATAG
- a CDS encoding hypothetical protein (TriTrypDB/GeneDB-style sysID: LpmP.31.1090), producing MSVASSLHFIFKGKNYSVPENFVTKEHPGGKAILMALVNKDITEGFEEAGHSKDAMEMLEEWCADVSTTERVELQKRAEARLAEEDEWRWRSTAIAFSVAAVVAAVVLRRSS from the coding sequence ATGTCCGTCGCCAGCTCACTGCACTTCATCTTCAAGGGGAAGAACTACAGTGTCCCTGAGAACTTCGTGACGAAGGAGCACCCTGGCGGCAAGGCCATCCTCATGGCACTGGTGAACAAGGACATCACGGAGGGTTTTGAGGAGGCCGGCCACTCGAAAGACGCTATGGAGATGCTGGAGGAGTGGTGTGCCGATGTCTCCACGACGGAGAGGGTCGAACTGCAGAAGCGCGCTGAGGCGCGCctcgccgaggaggatgagtggcgctggcgcagcacggcGATTGCTTTCAgcgtggctgctgttgtggccGCTGTGGTTCTTCGCAGGAGCTCGTAG